From a single Molothrus ater isolate BHLD 08-10-18 breed brown headed cowbird chromosome Z, BPBGC_Mater_1.1, whole genome shotgun sequence genomic region:
- the LOC118699035 gene encoding interferon-like, producing the protein MAAATATQPRLPHAAPALLLLLTALAGTLACQHLWTHEDTFPGDALRLLQDMAAVGHTQPCHLPEPPFFPASLLHHNLQPHQAAATALRILQHLFHTLSSNSTRQHWPGQARNHLLNKLQHHIHHLEQCLPDNATPFKGPRNPLLAINKYFRDIHLFLHAHNHSACAWDHVRLEARASLLHLHNLTRATRR; encoded by the coding sequence ATGGCTGCGgccacagccacacagccaCGCCTGCCGCACGCCGCCCCGgcgctcctgctcctcctcaccgCTCTGGCCGGCACCCTGGCCTGCCAACACCTCTGGACACACGAGGACACCTTCCCCGGCGACGCTCTCCGCCTCCTCCAGGACATGGCTGCGGTCGGCCACACGCAGCCCTGCCACCTGCCAGAGCCGCCCTTCTTCCCCGCCAGCCTGCTCCACCACAACCTGCAGCCGCACCAAGCCGCCGCCACCGCCCTGCgcatcctgcagcacctcttCCACACCCTCAGCTCCAACAGCACCCGCCAGCACTGGCCCGGCCAGGCTCGCAACCACCTCCTCAACAAGCTGCAGCACCACATCCACCACCTGGAGCAATGCCTCCCCGACAACGCCACGCCCTTCAAAGGACCACGCAACCCGCTGCTCGCCATCAACAAGTACTTCAGGGACATCCACCTCTTCCTGCACGCCCACAACCACAGCGCCTGCGCCTGGGACCACGTCCGCCTCGAAGCTCGTGCCTCTCTACTGCACCTCCACAACCTCACACGCGCCACGCGCCGCTAG
- the LOC118699032 gene encoding interferon-like: MAAATATQPRLPHAAPALLLLLTALAGTLACQHLWTHEDTFPGDALRLLQDMAAVGHTQPCHLPEPPFFPASLLHHNLQPHQAAATALHILQHLFHTLSSNSTRQHWPGQARNHLLNKLQHHIHHLEQCLPDNATPFKGARNPLLAINKYFRDIHLFLHAHNHSACAWDHVRLEARASLLHLHNLTRATRR, from the coding sequence ATGGCTGCGgccacagccacacagccaCGCCTGCCGCACGCCGCCCCGgcgctcctgctcctcctcaccgCTCTGGCCGGCACCCTGGCCTGCCAACACCTCTGGACACACGAGGACACCTTCCCCGGCGACGCTCTCCGCCTCCTCCAGGACATGGCTGCTGTCGGCCACACGCAGCCCTGCCACCTGCCAGAGCCGCCCTTCTTCCCCGCCAGCCTGCTCCACCACAACCTGCAGCCGCACCAAGCCGCCGCCACCGCcctgcacatcctgcagcacctcttCCACACCCTCAGCTCCAACAGCACCCGCCAGCACTGGCCCGGCCAGGCTCGCAACCACCTCCTCAACAAGCTGCAGCACCACATCCACCACCTGGAGCAATGCCTCCCCGACAACGCCACGCCCTTCAAAGGAGCACGCAACCCGCTGCTCGCCATCAACAAGTACTTCAGGGACATCCACCTCTTCCTGCACGCCCACAACCACAGCGCCTGCGCCTGGGACCACGTCCGCCTCGAAGCTCGTGCCTCTCTACTGCACCTCCACAACCTCACACGCGCCACGCGCCGCTAG
- the LOC118699042 gene encoding interferon-like yields the protein MAAATATQPRLPHAAPALLLLLTALAGTLACQHLWTHEDTFPGDALRLLQDMAAVGHTQPCHLPEPPFFPASLLHHNLQPHQAAATALRILQHLFHTLSSNSTRQHWPGQARNHLLNKLQHHIHHLEQCLPDNATPFKGPRNPLLAINKYFRDIHLFLHAHNHSACAWDHVRLEARASLLHLHNLTRATRR from the coding sequence ATGGCTGCGgccacagccacacagccaCGCCTGCCGCACGCCGCCCCAgcgctcctgctcctcctcaccgCTCTGGCCGGCACCCTGGCCTGCCAACACCTCTGGACACACGAGGACACCTTCCCCGGCGACGCTCTCCGCCTCCTCCAGGACATGGCTGCTGTCGGCCACACGCAGCCCTGCCACCTGCCAGAGCCGCCCTTCTTCCCCGCCAGCCTGCTCCACCACAACCTGCAGCCGCACCAAGCCGCCGCCACCGCCCTGCgcatcctgcagcacctcttCCACACCCTCAGCTCCAACAGCACCCGCCAGCACTGGCCCGGCCAGGCTCGCAACCACCTCCTCAACAAGCTGCAGCACCACATCCACCACCTGGAGCAATGCCTCCCCGACAACGCCACGCCCTTCAAAGGACCACGCAACCCGCTGCTCGCCATCAACAAGTACTTCAGGGACATCCACCTCTTCCTGCACGCCCACAACCACAGCGCCTGCGCCTGGGACCACGTCCGCCTCGAAGCTCGTGCCTCTCTACTGCACCTCCACAACCTCACACGCGCCACGCGCCGCTAG
- the LOC118699031 gene encoding interferon-like yields MAAATATQPRLPHAAPALLLLLTALAGTLACQHLWTHEDTFPGDALRLLQDMAAVGHTQPCHLPEPPFFPASLLHHNLQPHQAAATALRILQHLFHTLSSNSTRQHWPGQARNHLLNKLQHHIHHLEQCLPDNATPFKGPRNPLLAINKYFRDIHLFLHAHNHSACAWDHVRLEARASLLHLHNLTRATRR; encoded by the coding sequence ATGGCTGCGgccacagccacacagccaCGCCTGCCGCACGCCGCCCCAgcgctcctgctcctcctcaccgCTCTGGCCGGCACCCTGGCCTGCCAACACCTCTGGACACACGAGGACACCTTCCCCGGCGACGCTCTCCGCCTCCTCCAGGACATGGCTGCGGTCGGCCACACGCAGCCCTGCCACCTGCCAGAGCCGCCCTTCTTCCCCGCCAGCCTGCTCCACCACAACCTGCAGCCGCACCAAGCCGCCGCCACCGCCCTGCgcatcctgcagcacctcttCCACACCCTCAGCTCCAACAGCACCCGCCAGCACTGGCCCGGCCAGGCTCGCAACCACCTCCTCAACAAGCTGCAGCACCACATCCACCACCTGGAGCAATGCCTCCCCGACAACGCCACGCCCTTCAAAGGACCACGCAACCCGCTGCTCGCCATCAACAAGTACTTCAGGGACATCCACCTCTTCCTGCACGCCCACAACCACAGCGCCTGCGCCTGGGACCACGTCCGCCTCGAAGCTCGTGCCTCTCTACTGCACCTCCACAACCTCACACGCGCCACGCGCCGCTAG